The following are encoded in a window of Haliaeetus albicilla chromosome 1, bHalAlb1.1, whole genome shotgun sequence genomic DNA:
- the TLR3 gene encoding toll-like receptor 3 isoform X2: MGSAVLWRSSLSVKLVSVCLLCASVGKQCQIRNEMADCSHLKLTQIPSDLPNNITGLDISHNQLRQLGPANLTKYSQLVYLNAGYNSISKLQPELCKNVPLLQILKLEHNELYKIPDGVFASCTNLTELNLGYNRIDTKNDPFKTLENLNILDLSHNLLKSANLGLQQQLKNLRVLILDSNEITELKKEDFSFLSNTSLNSLDLSSNPLKEFHVGCLHAIGNLFGLILNDVELGENRTKKLCTELSNTAIQNLSLSHVKLSYVGKSTFQGLQGTNLTVLNLSQNSLSVIEDDSFQWLSSLQYLNLKHNNFHISSRLFYGLSSLKHLNLINSLTGKIEDFSFHWLYHLEYLIMDNNNFPGITANTFTGLNNLKYLSLCNCNINLQRITNKTFSSLGNSSLQVLNLTKTRISTIESGAFSSLGHLKILDLGLNEISQELTGHEFKGLNNIQDIYLSYNKNLALQSESFIFVPSLRKLMLRKVGCSNLALSPSPFHPLQNLTVLDISNNNIANIREDLFDGLHKLDILDLQHNNLARLWKHANPGGPVLFLKDLPNLRILNLKSNGLDEIPVQVFKGLFQLKNLDLGSNNLNMLPATLFDDQTSLISLNLQKNLITSVEEKVFGPAFKSLRILEMDSNPFDCTCESIAWFADWLNVTQAYIPGLQSQYICNTPPKYHGSLVLHFDSSACKDSAPFKLLFVITTSIVMLLIFIVLSIHFEGWRIAFYWNILVNRVLGFKELDRQQEEFDYDAYVIHAKQDKNWVSKNFISLEEHNHFQIRFCLEERDFEAGVSEFEATINSIKTSRKIIFVVTEHLLQDPWCKNFKVYHALQQAIEQSRDSIILIFLQDIQDYKLYHALHLRRGMFRSCCILNWPAQKERVSAFHQQLVMALKSNSKVN, from the exons ATGGGAAGTGCTGTTCTTTGGCGGAGCAGCTTATCTGTCAAACTGGTGTCTGTCTGCTTGCTGTGTGCATCAGTTGGAAAGCAATGTCAGATCCGAAATGAAATGGCTGACTGCAGTCACCTAAAGCTGACTCAAATTCCTTCTGATCTCCCAAACAATATAACAGGTTTGGACATTTCTCATAATCAGCTAAGGCAGCTAGGTCCTGCAAATCTGACCAAGTACAGCCAGCTGGTTTACTTGAACGCAGGCTACAACAGCATCTCTAAACTGCAACCGGAATTGTGCAAAAATGTGCCCCTGTTGCAGATTCTGAAGTTAGAACATAACGAATTGTATAAGATCCCTGATGGAGTCTTTGCTTCCTGCACCAACCTGACTGAGCTCAATCTAGGATACAACAGAATAGATACAAAAAATGATCCTTTCAAAACTCTGGAG AACTTGAATATTTTGGACCTATCTCATAATCTTTTGAAGTCGGCAAATTTAGGATTGCAGCAACAGTTGAAGAACCTTCGTGTGCTCATCTTGGATAGCAATGAAATCACTGagttaaaaaaggaagacttcAGTTTTCTTAGCAACACCTCATTGAATAGTCTTGATTTGTCATCAAACCCACTGAAAGAG tttcaCGTAGGATGTTTACATGCAATCGGAAATCTGTTTGGCCTCATACTGAATGATGTTGAACTTGGTGAAAATCGCACAAAGAAACTTTGTACAGAATTATCAAACACGGCGATTCAGAACCTCTCACTAAGCCATGTGAAGCTTTCGTATGTTGGCAAGTCAACTTTCCAGGGACTGCAAGGAACAAATCTTACAGTTTTAAACCTTTCCCAAAATTCTCTGTCTGTGATAGAAGATGACTCATTTCAGTGGCTTTCAAGTTTACAATACTTAAACCTGAAGCATAATAACTTTCATATATCTTCACGTTTATTTTATGGATTATCCAGCCTCAAACATCTGAATCTGATAAATTCACTTACTGGGAAAATTGaagatttttcctttcattggTTATACCACCTGGAGTACCTTATAATGGATAATAACAATTTTCCAGGAATTACTGCTAATACGTTCACGGGTCTGAACAACCTGAAATACCTGAGTCTCTGTAACTGCAACATAAACTTACAAAGAATaactaataaaacattttcatcactTGGTAATTCCAGTTTGCAAGTTCTCAACCTCACAAAAACAAGGATCTCTACAATAGAAAGTGGGGCATTCTCCTCTTTGGGACATCTGAAAATTCTTGATCTTGGTCTCAATGAAATTAGTCAAGAGCTCACAGGTCATGAGTTTAAAGGTCTCAATAATATACAAGATATTTATCTTTCCTATAACAAAAACTTGGCTTTGCAAAGTGAATCATTCATTTTTGTCCCAAGCCTTAGAAAACTGATGCTGAGGAAGGTAGGTTGCAGTAATCTGGCACTTTCTCCTTCACCTTTTCATCCTCTACAAAATCTGACTGTCCTGGACATCAGCAATAACAACATAGCAAACATAAGAGAAGACTTGTTTGATGGACTTCACAAACTTGACATTCTGGATTTGCAGCACAATAATTTAGCCCGACTCTGGAAACATGCAAATCCGGGTGgccctgttctttttttaaaagatcttccCAACTTGCGcattcttaatttaaaatcaaatgggCTTGATGAGATTCCAGTTCAGGTTTTCAAGGGTCTGTTTCAACTAAAAAACTTGGATTTAGGATCAAATAATTTGAATATGCTTCCAGCAACTCTGTTTGATGACCAAACCTCTCTGATTTCATTGAaccttcagaaaaatctcataACCTCAGTTGAAGAAAAAGTGTTTGGCCCAGCTTTCAAGAGCTTGAGAATACTAGAGATGGATTCCAATCCATTTGATTGCACCTGTGAAAGCATTGCTTGGTTTGCTGATTGGCTTAATGTGACCCAAGCATATATACCTGGATTGCAGTCCCAGTACATTTGCAACACCCCACCTAAATATCATGGTAGTCTGGTGCTGCATTTTGATAGCTCAGCCTGCAAAGACAGTGCTCCATTTAAACTTCTGTTTGTGATCACTACCTCTATTGTGATGCTACTCATTTTTATTGTTCTCAGCATCCATTTTGAAGGGTGGAGAATAGCTTTCTACTGGAATATTTTAGTGAATCGAGTACTTGGTTTTAAAGAACTTGACAGACAACAGGAAGAGTTTGATTATGATGCCTATGTTATTCATGCAAAACAGGACAAGAATTGGGTATCGAAGAATTTCATCTCTCTGGAAGAACATAACCACTTTCAAATTAGGTTTTGTTTAGAAGAACGGGACTTTGAAGCAGGTGTATCTGAATTTGAAGCCACAATTAACAGTATAAAAACGAGCaggaagattatttttgttgtgaCTGAACACCTCTTACAGGATCCCTGGTGCAAAAA ttttaagGTGTATCATGCTCTTCAGCAAGCTATTGAACAAAGTCGGGACTCCATCATATTGATCTTTCTTCAGGATATCCAAGATTACAAGTTGTATCATGCGCTTCACCTGAGAAGAGGAATGTTCAGATCTTGCTGCATCTTGAACTGGCCAGCCCAGAAAGAACGAGTCAGTGCATTTCATCAGCAATTAGTGATGGCACTTAAATCAAATAGTAAAGTGAACTGA